The nucleotide window ACAAAAAATTAAAATGGCATTGGAAGGTACTTCAGGGGTTAAAGATTTATATGCGGAACCTATTACGGGAGGAAAATACATAGATATTATTCCCAAAAGGGAAGTGATTGGCAGATATGGACTTTCGATCGATGATATTAATACGGTTGTTGAAGCCTCTATTGGAGGAATGAAACTCAGTACAACCATCGAAGGGAGACAGCGTTTTTCCGTAAATGCACGTTATGCACAAGAATACCGAAACAGTATTGATGCCTTGAAAAAACTGCAAGTACAAACAATGCAATTTGGTCCCATTCCATTAGAAACGGTTGCCGATGTAAAAATAAGCGAAGGCCCGCCTATGATAAACAGTGAAAATGCAATGCTTCGAGGGAGTGTTTTGTTTAATGTCCGTGACCGTGATTTAGGAAGCACGGTAAAAGAAGCACAGACAAAATTGAATGAAATGATGACCAAGATGCCCAAAGGTTATTATGTGGAGTGGAGCGGTCAATGGGAAAATCAGGTGAGAGCCAATAAAACGCTGAGTTTGATTCTGCCAATTGTTGTTGTGATTATTTTCCTCATTTTGTACTTCACCTATCATTCGATGAAAGAGGCGTTGATAACAATGATAACGGTTCCGTTTGCATTGATTGGCGGTGTTTTTATGGTCTGTTTTTATGGAATTAATTTGTCGGTGGCTGTAGCTGTCGGGTTTATTGCTTTGTTTGGTTTGGCAGTCGAAACGGCTATGTTAATCACAATTTATCTGAATGAGGCAATGAACAAAATGGTTGCCAAATACGGTAACAGCAAAGAAACATTGACAGAAGAAATAGTAAGGGAATACATTATTGATGGTTCGGTTAAAAGGCTAAGGCCAAAACTGATGACTGTTTCGGTTTCATTGTTTGGTTTGATTCCTATTCTTTGGGCTACAGGAACCGGATCGGATGTTATGTTGCCAATCACCGTTCCTCTCATTGGAGGGACTATCACTTCAACGATTTATGTATTATTAGTAACCCCGGTTGTTTTTGAGATGGTAAAACTTCACGAATTAAAAACAAAAGGAAAAATAAGTCTTATAGATGTTAAAGAGTAAAATTTACATAGCGATAAGTTGTTTGATATTCAGTTTTTACGGAAGTAAAGCTCAAACGCTGACTTTGGATAATGTTTTGGGTATCATCAAAACAAATAATCCGCAACTCAAAATGTATGAAGCCGATATTCAAAGTATGGATGCTCAGGCAAAAGGTGCCCGAAGTTGGATGGCGCCACAAGTAGAAACGGGTTTTTTTATGACACCTTATGATTCAAAACTTTGGAAAGCCAACGAAATGGCACCCGGAATGGGTAATTATATGGTCGGGGTTACCCAAATGATACCCAACGCTTCAAAATTGAATGCAAATGAAAATTTGATGAAAGCGATGTCATCGGTCGAAAGTGAAAATAAAAATTTCACTCTGAACCAATTAAATGCCTTGGCCAAAACCTATTATTACGAAGGGATTATCATCAATAAAAAAATAAAAATAGCCAAAGACAATCTTTTGCTTCTCGATTATATGATAAAAAGTATGGAAATACGCTATCAGTATAATATGGACAAATTGCCGTCTTATTATAAAGCCAAATCGCAATACGCTTCTTTACAGGGAATGATTGTTATGTTGGAAAATGATGCCACACAGCGAAAATATATGCTGAATACTTTAATGGCTCGTGATAAAAAACAGGATTTTGAAATAGATTCCAATTATGAAATTAAGGATTTTAATCTTTTGGAAGCCGATTTGTCTTC belongs to Flavobacterium aquiphilum and includes:
- a CDS encoding efflux RND transporter permease subunit, which translates into the protein MNDKLKNIFRKGSDPLSSEEKLKLIEASSKLVGPGVFYSTVIVITSFLPVFLLTGMEGKLFSPLAWTKSFILIVDAFFAITLTPVLISFLLKGKLRTENKNPINRKLENIYTPILTFCLKWRKAVLAVNVVALLIGGLMFTRLGSEFMPPLDEGSILFMPVTLPDVSNSEVKRILQVQDRLIKSIPEVANVLGKAGRANTATDNSPVSMIETIVLLKPRQEWRDGRTKADIVNEINNKLQIPGVTNGFTQPIINRINMLSTGIRTDVGIKIYGESLDTINALAQKIKMALEGTSGVKDLYAEPITGGKYIDIIPKREVIGRYGLSIDDINTVVEASIGGMKLSTTIEGRQRFSVNARYAQEYRNSIDALKKLQVQTMQFGPIPLETVADVKISEGPPMINSENAMLRGSVLFNVRDRDLGSTVKEAQTKLNEMMTKMPKGYYVEWSGQWENQVRANKTLSLILPIVVVIIFLILYFTYHSMKEALITMITVPFALIGGVFMVCFYGINLSVAVAVGFIALFGLAVETAMLITIYLNEAMNKMVAKYGNSKETLTEEIVREYIIDGSVKRLRPKLMTVSVSLFGLIPILWATGTGSDVMLPITVPLIGGTITSTIYVLLVTPVVFEMVKLHELKTKGKISLIDVKE
- a CDS encoding TolC family protein, whose protein sequence is MLKSKIYIAISCLIFSFYGSKAQTLTLDNVLGIIKTNNPQLKMYEADIQSMDAQAKGARSWMAPQVETGFFMTPYDSKLWKANEMAPGMGNYMVGVTQMIPNASKLNANENLMKAMSSVESENKNFTLNQLNALAKTYYYEGIIINKKIKIAKDNLLLLDYMIKSMEIRYQYNMDKLPSYYKAKSQYASLQGMIVMLENDATQRKYMLNTLMARDKKQDFEIDSNYEIKDFNLLEADLSSYINNRSDIKAIEKTKDINSLKIEVEKAGTRPEFGVKYDHMFAFGNQPQQFSLMGMVTIPMFWSTKMNKANMESYRIKNESLDWQKQMIANEASGMIKGMNAEFLNLKKQYQISQDNIIPALKRNYDTAILAWQNNTGDLFVALEAWEALNMSQIDALDKLKSILTTQVEIEKQLETEKL